In Plasmodium falciparum 3D7 genome assembly, chromosome: 13, the following are encoded in one genomic region:
- a CDS encoding V-type proton ATPase subunit G, putative gives MAQNKGSNVLIQQLLKAEEEADLVIKKAKDVRAKMLKEAEATATEELKIFRAKEKERLNKGHKEKSTAEDEAVTKIEQNTKDEIKVYKDLFKKNKDQVAQFIYDKVYNVDLTIPDSMEKSFNN, from the exons atggCACAAAATAAAGGTTCTAATGTTTTAATTCAGCAATTACTTAAGGCTGAAGAAGAAGCAGACTTGGTTATTAAAAAAGCAAAGgatg TGAGGGCAAAGATGTTGAAAGAAGCAGAAGCTACGGCAACGGAGGAATTGAAAATCTTTAGagcaaaagaaaaagaacgTTTAAATAAAGGACACAaagaa AAATCTACAGCAGAAGACGAAGCTGTTACCAAAATTGAGCAAAACACAAAAGATGAAATTAAAGTTTACAaagatttatttaaaaaaaataaggacCAAGTTGCTCAATTTATTTATGATAAAGTATATAATGTTGATTTAACAATTCCTGATAGTATGGAAaaatcatttaataattaa
- a CDS encoding N-acetyltransferase, GNAT family, putative, whose amino-acid sequence MRILKKEIGKKKEEKKRKGNNNHTHNLKSRNEKEELIQRLKRCHDNDNIFNYIDEKYKKYIIKKNRNDSSQNNSINKEKNENYIHNEIEGSKHLGSSSFIFFESINSYELKKYKSAFSIYNILLNITKINMQKLYDENNFLNKGWSDQEKLKELKSDRSKLILGFLKKKKEQNRYDHEQNRYDHEQNQYDHEQNQYDHKQHPSEHETYDSKFFITKNTNNHFIDIIKTNDKNQIDDFLKTNPIVCFVHFRFTPDYYPYQKNIICYLYEIQIIKEYIKIGIGTHLINILEQLCKNIHIHKILCTVLKSNYKAVMFYKNKCSFQMDESSPDNFYSDSHLSKECEYEILKKDIIS is encoded by the coding sequence ATgagaatattaaaaaaagagatcgggaaaaaaaaagaagaaaaaaaaaggaaaggtaataataatcatacaCACAATTTGAAAAGTAGAAACGAAAAAGAGGAACTTATACAAAGACTAAAAAGATGTcatgataatgataacatttttaattatattgatgagaaatataaaaagtatattataaaaaaaaatagaaatgatAGTAGTCAGAATAattcaataaataaagaaaagaatgaaaattatatacataatgaaATAGAGGGTTCCAAACATTTAGGAAgttcatcatttattttctttgaATCTATTAATTCTTATGAacttaagaaatataaatcagcattttctatttataatatattattaaatattaccaaaataaatatgcaGAAATTATacgatgaaaataattttttaaataaaggaTGGTCAGACCAAGAAAAGCtgaaagaattaaaaagtGACAGGAGCAAATTAATATTAGgttttctaaaaaaaaaaaaagaacaaaatcgATATGATCATGAACAAAATCGATATGATCATGAACAAAATCAATATGATCATGAACAAAATCAATATGATCATAAACAACATCCAAGTGAACACGAAACCTATGAtagtaaattttttattacaaaaaatacaaacaaccattttatagatataataaaaacaaatgataaaaatcaAATCGACGATTTTCTAAAAACAAATCCAATAGTATGTTTTGTACATTTTAGATTTACACCAGACTATTATccatatcaaaaaaatataatttgttatcTTTAtgaaatacaaataataaaagaatatataaaaataggaATAGGGacacatttaataaatatattagagCAACTctgtaaaaatatacatattcataaaattttatgtaCCGTTCTAAAAAGTAATTACAAAGCTGTcatgttttataaaaataaatgttccTTTCAAATGGATGAAAGTTCACCAGATAATTTTTATTCCGACTCACATCTATCAAAAGAATGtgaatatgaaatattaaagaaGGACATCATATCATAG